In one Bradyrhizobium cosmicum genomic region, the following are encoded:
- a CDS encoding Lrp/AsnC ligand binding domain-containing protein produces the protein MELDRTDRKILAILQQDGRIANVELAERIGLSPTSIGERLKRLQREGFVEGYGARLNPHRLGLGLLVFVEVLLDKTTPDNFERFARAVKLAPEVLECHMVAGGFDYLVKARLADMTAYRRFLGETLLSMPGVRETRTYAVMEEIKRDAPLPVE, from the coding sequence ATGGAACTTGATCGAACCGACCGGAAGATCCTCGCGATTCTGCAGCAAGACGGACGAATCGCCAATGTCGAGCTCGCCGAGCGCATCGGGCTGTCGCCGACGTCGATCGGCGAGCGGCTGAAGCGCCTGCAGCGTGAGGGCTTCGTCGAGGGGTATGGGGCACGGCTCAATCCGCACCGCCTTGGCCTCGGCTTGCTGGTGTTCGTCGAGGTGCTGCTCGACAAGACCACGCCCGACAATTTCGAGCGGTTCGCCCGCGCGGTGAAACTCGCGCCCGAGGTGCTGGAGTGTCACATGGTTGCAGGCGGCTTCGACTATCTTGTGAAGGCGCGGCTTGCGGACATGACCGCCTATCGACGCTTTCTCGGCGAGACCCTGCTGTCGATGCCGGGGGTGCGCGAGACGCGGACCTATGCAGTGATGGAAGAGATCAAGCGCGACGCACCGTTGCCGGTGGAGTAA
- a CDS encoding cold-shock protein, producing MAKGTVKWFNPTKGYGFIQPASGGKDVFVHISAVQKAGLSSLNEGQTVEYEEIANRGKTSAENLKV from the coding sequence ATGGCTAAAGGTACGGTCAAGTGGTTCAACCCGACGAAGGGTTATGGATTTATCCAGCCTGCGTCGGGCGGCAAGGATGTGTTCGTGCATATCTCGGCAGTGCAGAAAGCCGGCCTGTCCTCGCTCAACGAAGGACAGACGGTGGAATACGAAGAGATCGCAAACCGGGGCAAGACCTCCGCAGAAAACCTCAAAGTATAA
- a CDS encoding cytochrome c, whose product MQRTVLLAISLAFAAVVGSALAAPVNYKTPDEVAAFKPGPNLDVVQGNCTACHSADYIATQPPMKDRKGFWQAEVTKMIKVYGAPIDDADVGKIVDYLAATY is encoded by the coding sequence ATGCAGCGCACCGTTCTCCTCGCGATCTCACTCGCCTTCGCCGCCGTCGTGGGTTCGGCACTTGCCGCACCGGTCAATTACAAGACACCCGACGAGGTCGCCGCCTTCAAGCCCGGCCCCAACCTCGACGTCGTGCAGGGCAATTGCACGGCGTGCCACTCGGCCGACTACATCGCGACACAGCCGCCGATGAAAGACAGGAAGGGCTTCTGGCAAGCCGAGGTGACCAAGATGATCAAGGTCTATGGCGCGCCGATCGACGATGCCGATGTCGGCAAGATCGTCGATTATCTCGCCGCGACGTATTGA